One segment of Desulfosudis oleivorans Hxd3 DNA contains the following:
- a CDS encoding Rossmann-like domain-containing protein: MSTKLYDQIKERFASICDQYDLMDQDVTVKARTLSTEEAIGDPEADDFPLQQGRERLMQADFSGSLGQAFTDRFGDFKGPLREILAMPLENNYRRAIFVATINAVMRHLGLADKTIHCRDKGPADCAAALAAFLAEEYGDIKILQVGFQPAMVEALAKRFDYRIVDMDPDNIGTEKRGARIEGPDATADAIKWADLLLVTGTTVVNGTIEQFLTDTPVLFYGTTIAGAAELMGWPRFCACGT, from the coding sequence ATGTCCACAAAACTTTACGACCAGATAAAAGAGCGGTTTGCAAGCATCTGCGATCAGTATGACCTGATGGACCAGGACGTGACGGTCAAGGCCCGCACCCTGTCCACAGAAGAGGCCATCGGCGATCCCGAGGCAGACGACTTTCCCTTGCAGCAGGGCCGGGAGCGGCTGATGCAGGCCGATTTTTCAGGCTCCCTGGGCCAGGCCTTTACCGACAGGTTTGGGGATTTTAAAGGCCCGTTGCGCGAGATTCTGGCCATGCCCCTGGAAAACAACTACCGCCGGGCCATTTTCGTGGCCACCATAAACGCGGTGATGCGCCACCTGGGCCTGGCCGACAAAACCATTCACTGCAGAGACAAAGGCCCGGCTGACTGCGCAGCGGCCCTGGCCGCATTTCTGGCAGAAGAGTACGGCGACATAAAAATTCTTCAGGTGGGGTTTCAGCCGGCCATGGTGGAAGCCCTGGCCAAACGGTTTGACTATCGCATCGTGGACATGGACCCGGACAATATCGGCACTGAAAAGCGCGGCGCCCGCATCGAAGGCCCGGACGCCACGGCCGATGCCATAAAGTGGGCCGACCTGCTGCTGGTCACCGGCACCACCGTGGTCAACGGCACCATCGAACAGTTTCTCACCGACACGCCGGTGCTCTTCTACGGTACCACCATTGCCGGCGCCGCCGAACTCATGGGCTGGCCCCGGTTCTGCGCCTGCGGCACGTAA
- a CDS encoding START domain-containing protein, with the protein MLQKCGAAVLVLWFSLVVSAVASDPLEAGGWKRVMDKNGIKSYSRQYQGTGIFEFKAVTVVDAPIYVVSELVRDVETYTDWMPYCSHGSSMDFINRDDKKVRIVLDLPWPLSDREIIIHATITYDMDRGRAFFSLQNVDQWPETEARLIRVPMFSGHYTFEFITPDKTGVIYQYNVDLAGSLPDTLSKMIANRFLFDKLSNMQKKAVTEKYIALGEQSLDKALCDRILADKTRTQQIASARLAEIIQSKAVIDLMAGHMPLYDLVTTQNGIVSQKLLYAWGSDAARKEAVKILIGAYLKSRTSDPAIVEKILSDDRLIHAIQTGSAVDNRPANVVLEAYLNGYAG; encoded by the coding sequence ATGCTTCAAAAATGCGGTGCGGCTGTTCTGGTTCTGTGGTTTTCTCTTGTTGTCTCTGCCGTTGCTTCTGATCCCCTGGAGGCCGGCGGCTGGAAACGGGTGATGGACAAAAACGGCATAAAGTCCTACAGCCGTCAATACCAGGGTACGGGGATCTTTGAATTCAAGGCGGTCACCGTGGTGGACGCCCCCATCTACGTGGTCAGTGAGCTGGTCCGGGACGTGGAGACCTATACCGACTGGATGCCCTACTGTTCCCATGGGTCCTCCATGGATTTTATCAACCGGGACGACAAAAAGGTCCGCATCGTTCTTGATCTGCCCTGGCCCCTTTCCGACCGGGAAATCATCATTCACGCCACGATAACGTACGACATGGACCGCGGCCGGGCCTTCTTTTCCCTGCAAAACGTGGACCAATGGCCGGAAACCGAGGCCAGGCTCATCCGGGTGCCCATGTTCTCAGGGCACTACACGTTCGAGTTTATCACTCCGGACAAAACCGGGGTGATCTACCAGTACAACGTGGACCTGGCCGGCAGCCTGCCGGACACCCTTTCCAAAATGATCGCCAACCGGTTTCTCTTTGACAAGCTTTCCAACATGCAGAAAAAGGCGGTAACGGAAAAATACATCGCCCTGGGAGAACAATCGCTGGACAAGGCGTTGTGCGACCGGATTCTGGCCGACAAGACCCGCACGCAGCAGATCGCCTCAGCCCGCCTGGCCGAGATCATTCAGTCAAAAGCGGTCATCGACCTCATGGCCGGCCACATGCCGCTCTACGACCTGGTCACCACGCAAAACGGCATCGTTTCACAGAAACTGCTCTATGCGTGGGGATCTGACGCTGCCCGAAAAGAGGCGGTTAAAATCCTTATCGGCGCCTACCTGAAGTCCCGCACCAGCGACCCGGCCATCGTGGAAAAAATCCTTTCAGACGACCGGCTGATTCACGCCATTCAGACAGGATCGGCCGTAGACAACCGGCCGGCAAACGTCGTTCTGGAAGCGTACCTGAACGGCTATGCCGGATGA
- a CDS encoding B12-binding domain-containing radical SAM protein, whose amino-acid sequence MSAPYFVVYNPLTYKLMDLMPAKDITPVEVISYLSGRNARELDEENFLAFIDFQLEKQRVTMVDTLAIEMYSGVYIQNQLAKLAKDHLVIMLDGKRRRFSQVIGEKKRLPRAVFITSMSSNFPAAAAAALVLNHAKIPVVLGGIHISTMPEDVDTFIRAYAPHPEIISIVKGSGDSATLAELLEDLDSHRLKPEYTGYRLIEDGIWGEFPNVEPLEPLKIGMLNKLPGIRWTALKDFRINPVAPYTGCPFSCKFCSISTLPKKQRAVRLRDPDDFIEELRLAQKGPVNFKNRYFFFTPDNLLLGKKNLHNLLDKIIASDLCINYAVQISIDVANDEALLKKIRRSGGTHFFIGLESLDLRNLKYIDKHIVGDIEKRGITASDYYAERIRKIHAQGISVHGSFIVGLPYDYFHSISDNTGIDIARFCSKNRIGAQPSTIVDLPGSVFFNESQENNRFLYGRRGTMDYFVSLSITDLAETNKMPPDSLYNSPLVIAAMVYEIASRVGSPMTAAKNSAIIFTRSFFRPTKNGRGFRVRQRFLDALCSAVSQTAVSLYKEQGEYLVRSAHGVRGIMERLYDEEKNPEVRRMFARYVTRFTEQPG is encoded by the coding sequence ATGTCCGCTCCCTATTTCGTGGTATACAATCCGCTGACCTACAAGCTGATGGACCTGATGCCGGCAAAAGACATCACGCCCGTTGAGGTTATTTCCTACCTTTCCGGCAGAAACGCCCGGGAACTGGACGAGGAAAACTTTCTGGCCTTTATCGATTTTCAGTTGGAAAAGCAGCGGGTTACCATGGTGGACACCCTGGCCATTGAGATGTATTCGGGCGTCTACATTCAGAACCAGCTGGCAAAGCTTGCCAAAGACCACCTGGTGATCATGCTGGACGGCAAGCGCAGGCGGTTTTCCCAAGTGATCGGCGAAAAAAAGCGCCTGCCCCGGGCCGTGTTTATCACCTCCATGAGCTCCAACTTTCCGGCGGCCGCGGCCGCGGCCCTGGTGTTGAACCACGCGAAAATTCCCGTGGTGCTGGGCGGCATTCACATCTCCACCATGCCCGAGGACGTGGACACCTTTATCCGGGCCTATGCCCCCCATCCGGAAATCATCTCCATTGTCAAGGGCTCCGGGGACTCGGCCACCCTGGCCGAACTGCTGGAAGACCTGGACAGCCACCGGCTCAAGCCGGAATACACCGGCTACCGGTTGATCGAAGACGGCATCTGGGGGGAGTTTCCCAACGTAGAGCCCCTGGAACCCTTAAAAATCGGCATGCTCAACAAGCTGCCAGGCATCCGGTGGACCGCGCTGAAGGACTTTCGCATCAACCCGGTGGCGCCCTATACCGGGTGCCCTTTTTCCTGCAAGTTCTGCTCCATCTCCACCCTGCCCAAAAAGCAGCGGGCCGTTCGCCTCCGGGACCCGGACGATTTTATCGAGGAACTGAGGCTGGCCCAGAAGGGGCCGGTGAATTTCAAGAACCGCTATTTTTTCTTTACCCCGGACAACCTGCTGCTGGGCAAGAAAAACCTTCACAACCTGCTGGATAAGATCATTGCCAGCGACCTGTGCATCAACTACGCGGTGCAGATCTCCATTGACGTGGCCAATGACGAGGCCCTGCTGAAAAAGATCCGCCGGTCCGGGGGCACCCATTTTTTCATCGGGCTGGAATCCCTGGACCTTCGCAACCTGAAATATATCGACAAGCATATCGTGGGCGACATCGAAAAGCGGGGCATTACGGCGTCGGACTATTATGCCGAAAGGATTCGAAAGATTCACGCCCAGGGCATTTCGGTGCACGGCTCCTTTATCGTGGGCCTGCCCTATGACTACTTTCATTCGATTTCCGACAACACCGGCATCGACATCGCCCGGTTCTGCAGCAAAAACCGCATCGGCGCCCAGCCCAGCACCATCGTGGACCTGCCCGGCTCGGTGTTTTTCAACGAGAGCCAGGAAAACAACCGGTTCCTGTACGGCCGGCGGGGCACCATGGACTATTTTGTCTCCCTGTCCATCACCGATCTTGCCGAAACCAACAAGATGCCGCCGGACTCGCTGTACAATAGCCCACTGGTGATCGCCGCCATGGTGTATGAAATTGCCAGCCGGGTCGGTTCTCCCATGACAGCGGCGAAAAATTCGGCTATTATTTTTACGCGTTCCTTTTTTCGCCCCACAAAAAACGGCCGCGGGTTCCGGGTGCGGCAGCGGTTTCTCGACGCGCTGTGCTCGGCGGTTTCCCAGACGGCGGTCAGCCTGTACAAGGAGCAGGGCGAGTACCTGGTACGCTCAGCCCACGGTGTGCGGGGGATCATGGAACGCCTTTACGACGAGGAGAAAAACCCGGAGGTACGACGGATGTTTGCCCGGTATGTAACGCGGTTTACCGAACAACCCGGATAA
- a CDS encoding PEP/pyruvate-binding domain-containing protein has translation MTLKSKALEVNLASYHVDVSIEDRYMVLRDVMADFQGLAERLDTFLKELSHPYRNWRFIVSEARTFSLDYFYQLRNHAKGPQAADLYVKIFAGAISAAQQMQVKVDAADNLLLFLQKAAKEGGADMAPVLQAGIDTIARLEGESFSFFINSYYQLTDVAAAMLKGGAADLLDAARLGRLLEKYLVAVCRCWQQEKDSLAWLKKEIGWTAPATPAQEEVVALVSGVSHNAISQMLVRIRQLETKTPDSRERCRQLAQLPGYEFFVSAYRNLPDALYAAGVDTGNGHQWKLLALFLVLNMSSLSGLHEEALREINTTLTYLISSSDIKKSREWIKRTFQVLQDQTARFPATALNCVRNVGESVYKTGDAELVSYFIDGVIGLGFHAPMVEGVDNDWKIKANKAHIQNIRAWLALIRENPQRSSRLLSALIVHLTLEGVFIRDTDLFPRDITELLNSDIGPVYNMVKQFARLLPVFFNDIGAEGALRDISTELDEICHRKDVLVHFLRKQGHVEGSNRLIPFMEAAIAFWLTKDKTGLRAFLPPDMYEQVRESGPYVDQMHALFSHLADSGVDLPRGLLALDAEAVAALCEKVPAAPDRERRRVVLVTEFYKLLDQKYTINPSDVEGYVARLNTVDFPDLKELKRAFAESKAKNKATRLITYLEQLKALILSDERFEIEQNIYEKRHIAVDIPSMYGSYRETKFDALGLTFRLEALLNVLFEEIVNDIDLGLITKTTFFQIYNCLRLFVRALAVDGFSTKEIELQLDLLSQGINTRGFSFTQFLDIFKRFATAVKHIIADHFHNRHAKNLRTILSGQPSGVVLPKYLPGDGSRSADMDHDKLTHRVSEIFFREKIALSLGLPQLDLLLTRVLNVLFHQANTLPAERLERLLNYDPARTIAAIDVRETKKYGIIHLGNKGFNIIKLSGYGYPVPPGFIITTEVFRCRDIMDAYAPAEEIFRQQMAHHLKHLEKSAGRKFGDPANPLLLAVRSGAAISQPGMMDTALNVGMNEEITQGLAQQTRNAWFAWDSYRRFLQYYGMAFGLKRDDFDAIIREHKARRSIPLKRYFSGDQMRQVALDYKKMLEDCKIKVAENPFDQLYVTVKNVFASWYSQKAENYRKIVGISDDWGTAVTVQSMVFGNLSRQSGSGVFFTHSPRMPGDTPRLWGDFTIGNQGEDVVSGLVNTLPISVMQKEAEQRRTDITLETHFPEIYAALKQWVDELIYEHGWNPQEMEFTFEGPTKSQLYFLQTRDMTIRESKNITIFDPDDVLESDRFLGQGIGVSGGAMSGRIVFSLEEIDKWAMVEPDTHLILIRGDTVPDDIREISGTDGLLTARGGLSSHAAVLAHSLGKTCVVGCGALVCDEVKKTCRFHDVVLNAGDYISLDGAEGSVYSGFLKTRKVEAYL, from the coding sequence ATGACGCTCAAATCAAAAGCCCTGGAAGTCAACCTGGCCAGCTATCATGTGGATGTCTCCATTGAGGACCGCTACATGGTGCTGCGTGATGTCATGGCCGACTTCCAGGGTCTTGCCGAGCGGCTGGACACCTTCTTAAAAGAGCTCTCCCACCCGTACCGGAACTGGCGGTTTATCGTCAGCGAGGCCCGCACCTTTTCCCTGGACTATTTTTACCAGCTTCGCAACCACGCAAAAGGCCCCCAGGCCGCTGACCTGTATGTCAAGATTTTTGCCGGCGCCATCAGCGCGGCCCAGCAGATGCAGGTAAAGGTGGACGCCGCCGACAACCTGCTTTTGTTTCTGCAAAAGGCGGCAAAAGAGGGGGGGGCGGACATGGCGCCGGTGCTTCAGGCGGGCATTGACACGATTGCGCGCCTGGAGGGCGAGAGCTTTTCCTTCTTTATCAACAGTTACTACCAGTTGACCGATGTGGCGGCCGCCATGCTCAAAGGCGGGGCCGCCGACCTGCTGGATGCCGCGCGTCTCGGCCGCCTGCTGGAAAAATACCTGGTGGCGGTGTGCCGCTGCTGGCAGCAGGAAAAAGACAGTCTTGCCTGGCTGAAAAAAGAGATCGGCTGGACCGCTCCGGCCACCCCTGCCCAGGAGGAGGTGGTGGCCCTGGTTTCCGGGGTGTCCCACAACGCCATCAGCCAGATGCTTGTGCGCATACGGCAGCTGGAGACCAAAACCCCGGATTCCCGGGAACGGTGCCGGCAACTGGCCCAACTGCCCGGCTACGAGTTTTTTGTGTCCGCCTACCGGAACCTGCCCGACGCCCTGTATGCCGCCGGCGTCGACACCGGTAACGGCCACCAGTGGAAACTCCTGGCCCTGTTTCTGGTGTTGAACATGTCAAGCCTTTCCGGCCTTCACGAAGAGGCATTGCGGGAAATCAACACCACCCTGACCTACCTGATTTCCAGCAGCGATATCAAGAAGAGCCGGGAGTGGATCAAGCGGACCTTTCAGGTGCTGCAGGATCAGACGGCCCGTTTTCCGGCCACGGCCTTAAACTGCGTGCGCAACGTGGGGGAGAGCGTTTACAAGACCGGGGACGCCGAGCTGGTGAGCTATTTTATCGACGGCGTGATTGGCCTGGGGTTTCATGCCCCCATGGTGGAGGGGGTGGACAACGACTGGAAGATAAAAGCCAACAAGGCCCACATTCAGAACATTCGGGCCTGGCTGGCCCTGATCCGGGAAAACCCCCAGCGCTCCTCGCGGCTGTTGTCGGCGCTTATCGTTCATCTCACCCTGGAGGGGGTATTCATCCGGGACACCGACCTGTTCCCAAGGGATATCACCGAGCTGCTCAACAGTGACATCGGCCCGGTTTATAACATGGTCAAGCAGTTTGCCCGCCTGCTGCCGGTTTTTTTCAACGACATCGGGGCCGAAGGCGCCCTGCGGGATATCTCCACCGAGCTGGACGAAATCTGCCACCGCAAGGACGTGCTGGTTCATTTTTTAAGAAAGCAGGGTCACGTGGAGGGCAGCAACCGGCTGATTCCCTTTATGGAGGCGGCTATTGCTTTCTGGCTGACAAAAGACAAGACCGGTCTAAGGGCTTTTCTGCCGCCGGACATGTATGAACAGGTGCGGGAGAGCGGTCCCTACGTGGACCAGATGCACGCCCTGTTTTCACACCTGGCCGACAGCGGCGTGGACCTTCCCCGGGGCCTGCTGGCCCTTGACGCTGAAGCGGTGGCCGCGCTGTGCGAAAAGGTGCCCGCCGCGCCGGACCGGGAACGGCGACGGGTGGTGCTGGTGACCGAGTTCTACAAGCTGCTGGACCAGAAATACACCATCAATCCCTCAGACGTCGAGGGATACGTGGCCCGGCTCAACACCGTCGATTTTCCGGACTTAAAGGAGCTCAAGCGGGCCTTTGCCGAATCCAAGGCCAAAAACAAGGCAACCCGGCTCATCACCTACCTGGAGCAGCTCAAGGCACTGATCCTGTCCGACGAACGGTTTGAGATCGAGCAGAACATCTACGAGAAACGCCATATCGCCGTGGACATCCCCTCCATGTACGGCAGCTACCGGGAGACCAAGTTCGACGCCCTGGGCCTCACCTTCCGGTTGGAGGCCCTGCTCAACGTGCTGTTCGAAGAGATCGTCAACGACATCGACCTGGGCCTGATCACCAAGACCACCTTTTTCCAGATTTACAACTGCCTGCGGCTTTTTGTGCGGGCCCTGGCCGTGGACGGCTTTTCCACCAAGGAGATCGAGCTCCAGCTGGACCTCCTGTCCCAGGGCATCAACACCCGGGGGTTTTCCTTTACCCAGTTTTTGGACATCTTCAAGCGGTTTGCCACCGCGGTCAAGCACATCATCGCCGACCATTTTCACAACCGGCACGCAAAGAACCTGCGGACCATCCTGTCCGGCCAGCCCTCCGGCGTGGTGCTGCCCAAGTACCTTCCCGGTGACGGCAGCCGGAGCGCCGACATGGACCACGACAAGCTGACCCACCGGGTGTCCGAGATCTTTTTTCGGGAAAAGATCGCCCTCTCCCTGGGGCTTCCTCAGCTGGACCTGCTGCTGACCCGCGTTCTCAACGTGCTGTTTCACCAGGCCAACACCCTTCCGGCCGAACGGCTGGAGCGGCTGCTCAACTACGACCCGGCCCGCACCATCGCGGCCATCGATGTCCGGGAAACAAAAAAATACGGCATCATTCACCTGGGCAACAAGGGGTTTAACATCATCAAGCTGTCCGGTTACGGATACCCGGTGCCGCCGGGATTCATTATTACCACCGAGGTGTTCCGGTGCCGGGACATCATGGATGCCTATGCCCCGGCCGAGGAGATTTTCCGGCAGCAGATGGCCCATCACCTGAAACACCTGGAAAAGTCCGCGGGCCGAAAATTCGGCGACCCGGCAAACCCCCTGCTGCTGGCGGTACGGAGCGGGGCCGCCATCTCCCAGCCGGGCATGATGGACACGGCCTTAAACGTGGGCATGAACGAGGAGATCACACAGGGGCTGGCGCAACAGACCCGGAACGCATGGTTTGCCTGGGACAGCTACCGCCGGTTTCTGCAATACTACGGCATGGCCTTTGGCCTGAAGCGGGACGATTTTGACGCCATCATCCGTGAACACAAGGCCCGGCGGAGCATTCCCCTGAAACGCTATTTTTCCGGGGACCAGATGCGGCAGGTGGCCCTGGACTATAAAAAAATGCTGGAAGACTGCAAAATAAAGGTTGCGGAGAACCCGTTTGATCAGCTTTACGTAACCGTCAAAAACGTGTTTGCCTCCTGGTATTCCCAGAAGGCGGAAAACTACCGGAAGATCGTGGGCATCTCCGATGACTGGGGCACGGCGGTAACGGTGCAGTCCATGGTGTTCGGCAACCTCTCCCGGCAGTCGGGCAGCGGCGTTTTTTTCACTCACAGCCCCCGCATGCCGGGGGACACGCCCCGGCTGTGGGGCGACTTTACCATCGGCAACCAGGGCGAGGACGTGGTGTCCGGCCTGGTCAACACCCTGCCCATTTCCGTGATGCAGAAAGAGGCGGAGCAACGCCGGACCGACATCACCCTGGAGACCCATTTCCCCGAGATATACGCCGCCCTGAAACAGTGGGTGGATGAGCTGATCTACGAGCACGGCTGGAACCCCCAGGAGATGGAGTTTACGTTTGAGGGCCCCACGAAAAGCCAGCTTTACTTTCTGCAGACCCGGGACATGACCATTCGGGAGAGCAAAAACATCACGATTTTCGACCCGGACGACGTGCTGGAGAGCGACCGGTTCCTGGGCCAGGGTATCGGCGTGAGCGGCGGCGCCATGAGCGGGCGTATTGTTTTTTCTTTAGAGGAGATCGACAAGTGGGCCATGGTGGAGCCCGATACCCATCTGATCCTGATACGGGGCGATACCGTGCCCGACGATATTCGGGAAATATCGGGCACCGACGGCCTGCTGACGGCACGGGGCGGTCTTTCCTCCCATGCGGCGGTGCTGGCCCACAGCCTGGGCAAGACTTGCGTGGTGGGTTGCGGGGCACTGGTCTGTGACGAGGTGAAAAAGACCTGCCGGTTCCATGACGTGGTGTTGAACGCCGGAGACTATATCAGCCTTGACGGCGCCGAAGGATCGGTTTATTCAGGATTTTTAAAGACCCGGAAGGTGGAGGCGTACCTGTAG
- a CDS encoding type I glyceraldehyde-3-phosphate dehydrogenase: MKKQDAVKIGINGLGRIGKLTLWHHVGRKYFQEIVVNIGRSAGSSMNDIAHYIERDSTYGHLHSYLHGCSSTPVIEEVDEVAGTMVIDGVNVRFLRKERNPADIGWRNFGVKLVVDTTGSFLDPTVPADAPKGALRGHLVSGAEKVVLSAPFKIKDKQAAMPDDAVTTVMGINENDYDPRRHVLVSNASCTTTCLAHMIKPLLNHFGPRKILSASMATIHAATASQEVLDRLPKAGKTDLRKNRSVLNNIILTTTGAANALRLVIPEMRQIGFIAESVRVPVTSGSLIILVVNLQEELSGDPIRRERINNIYRQAAAGSPNGYLLYTDKQNVSADIIGAPRAAAVIEGSETHTRTAEVAIDLHNVPGLDDRILSAVENATIRVPVTQTVIFGWYDNEMASYVNILGDRCVSVAEILN; this comes from the coding sequence ATGAAAAAGCAAGACGCCGTGAAGATCGGCATTAACGGTCTGGGCAGAATCGGCAAACTGACGCTGTGGCATCATGTGGGCCGCAAGTATTTTCAGGAGATTGTCGTCAATATCGGTCGATCGGCGGGATCTTCCATGAATGACATCGCCCATTATATCGAACGGGATTCCACTTACGGTCACCTGCACAGTTACCTTCACGGCTGCAGCTCGACACCGGTCATTGAAGAGGTGGACGAAGTGGCCGGCACCATGGTCATCGACGGTGTCAACGTGCGTTTTCTCCGCAAGGAGCGGAACCCCGCCGACATCGGGTGGCGAAACTTCGGCGTCAAGCTGGTGGTGGACACCACGGGGTCATTCCTGGATCCCACCGTGCCCGCCGACGCCCCCAAAGGCGCGCTGCGCGGTCATCTCGTCTCCGGCGCGGAGAAGGTGGTGCTGTCGGCCCCCTTCAAGATCAAGGACAAGCAGGCCGCCATGCCCGACGATGCGGTGACCACGGTGATGGGCATCAATGAAAACGATTATGATCCCCGGCGGCACGTTCTGGTTTCCAACGCCTCCTGCACCACCACCTGCCTGGCCCACATGATCAAACCGTTGCTCAACCACTTCGGGCCGCGAAAGATCCTGTCCGCCTCCATGGCAACGATTCACGCGGCCACGGCCAGCCAGGAGGTGCTGGACCGGCTGCCCAAGGCGGGAAAGACCGACCTGCGAAAGAACCGGAGCGTGCTCAACAATATTATTCTGACCACCACGGGCGCGGCCAACGCGTTGCGCCTGGTGATTCCGGAGATGCGGCAGATCGGCTTTATTGCCGAGTCGGTGCGGGTGCCCGTGACCTCCGGATCCCTGATTATCCTGGTGGTCAATCTTCAGGAGGAGCTTTCCGGCGATCCCATCCGGCGGGAGCGCATCAACAACATCTACCGTCAGGCCGCGGCGGGCAGCCCGAATGGATACCTGCTTTATACGGACAAGCAGAACGTGTCCGCCGACATCATCGGCGCGCCCAGGGCCGCGGCCGTGATCGAGGGTAGTGAAACCCATACGCGCACCGCCGAGGTGGCCATAGACCTGCACAATGTGCCCGGCCTGGACGACCGCATTCTGTCCGCCGTGGAAAACGCCACCATTCGGGTGCCGGTGACCCAGACCGTGATTTTCGGGTGGTACGACAATGAGATGGCCAGCTATGTGAATATTCTGGGAGACCGGTGCGTGTCGGTGGCTGAAATACTTAATTGA
- a CDS encoding response regulator — MIDKKILVIDDEGAQRDVMERFIPKLGYAVRVADSAETALAVLKEEAFPLVITDLNMPGMDGLELCRRIKQLDAGIIIYALSGYIASFDEAKLDACGFDGYLSKPANARVLHQAIEGAFEKIFRRAREEQE; from the coding sequence ATGATTGACAAGAAGATTCTGGTGATTGATGACGAGGGCGCGCAGCGGGACGTGATGGAGCGGTTTATTCCCAAGCTCGGCTACGCGGTTCGCGTGGCCGACTCGGCCGAGACCGCCCTTGCAGTGCTGAAGGAAGAAGCCTTCCCCCTGGTGATTACCGACCTGAACATGCCCGGCATGGACGGCCTGGAGCTGTGCCGCCGCATCAAGCAGCTGGATGCCGGCATCATCATTTATGCTCTGTCTGGTTATATCGCCTCCTTTGACGAGGCAAAACTGGATGCCTGCGGGTTTGACGGCTATTTGAGCAAGCCGGCCAACGCCAGGGTGCTGCACCAGGCGATTGAGGGGGCGTTTGAAAAGATTTTTCGCCGGGCACGGGAGGAGCAGGAATAG
- a CDS encoding thiolase family protein: protein MEECVFIDGVRTPNGRAHAEKGWFRKLRPDELLTATYDALFERNKAVKPEDIDAIMVGCANITGMQNDIGRLGWLAGGYPESVPSNTITNQCPSGMAATMHAARAIITGEADIMIAAGAEDMEKVPMAANMDFPPRLFSRYNLADFPMGSTAEKVAEMYKISREDMDNMAIWSNKKAAAARDAGKFKNEIVPIKGLDDAGNEFLVEHDQWIRDKVDPAKMASMKSPFKPDGNVTAATSSPLTQGACCMLMMSRKKADALGLSYTYKYSYGVLGGCDPTIMGMAPVPAVQKLFARTGLGPQDIGAVELNEAFASQALACIRELKLDKDNAPFDKVNMWGGAIALGHPLGESGARIIVTLLNVLKTDAPDAKYGLASLCGAFGNGGALLVEKV, encoded by the coding sequence ATGGAAGAATGTGTATTTATCGACGGCGTAAGAACCCCCAACGGCAGGGCCCATGCGGAAAAAGGCTGGTTTCGGAAGCTGCGTCCCGATGAGCTGCTCACCGCCACTTACGACGCCCTGTTTGAAAGAAACAAGGCCGTCAAACCCGAAGATATCGACGCCATCATGGTGGGCTGCGCCAATATTACCGGCATGCAGAACGATATCGGCCGGCTGGGCTGGCTGGCCGGCGGTTATCCGGAGAGTGTTCCCAGCAACACCATCACCAACCAGTGCCCGTCCGGCATGGCCGCCACCATGCACGCGGCCCGGGCCATCATTACCGGCGAGGCCGACATCATGATCGCCGCCGGTGCAGAAGACATGGAAAAGGTTCCCATGGCCGCCAACATGGACTTTCCGCCCCGGCTCTTCAGCCGTTACAATCTGGCCGACTTCCCCATGGGCTCCACCGCTGAAAAGGTGGCCGAGATGTACAAGATCTCCAGGGAAGACATGGACAACATGGCCATCTGGTCCAACAAGAAAGCCGCTGCTGCCCGGGATGCCGGCAAGTTCAAAAACGAAATCGTTCCGATCAAGGGCCTGGACGACGCGGGTAACGAGTTCCTGGTAGAGCACGACCAGTGGATCCGCGACAAGGTGGACCCGGCAAAAATGGCAAGCATGAAGTCCCCGTTCAAGCCGGACGGCAACGTGACCGCCGCCACCTCCTCCCCCCTGACCCAGGGCGCCTGCTGCATGCTGATGATGAGCCGCAAAAAGGCCGACGCGCTGGGCCTTTCCTACACATACAAGTACAGCTACGGCGTGCTGGGCGGCTGCGACCCCACCATCATGGGCATGGCCCCGGTACCGGCGGTACAGAAGCTGTTCGCCCGCACCGGCCTTGGCCCCCAGGACATCGGCGCCGTCGAGCTTAACGAGGCCTTTGCCAGCCAGGCACTGGCCTGCATTCGGGAACTCAAGCTGGACAAAGACAATGCGCCCTTTGACAAGGTCAACATGTGGGGCGGCGCCATCGCCCTTGGCCATCCCCTGGGAGAGTCGGGCGCCCGCATCATTGTCACCCTCCTCAATGTCTTAAAGACAGATGCGCCGGATGCAAAATACGGCCTTGCCTCCCTGTGCGGCGCCTTCGGCAACGGCGGGGCACTGCTGGTGGAAAAGGTCTAA